The genomic segment GAATATGCATTTGTAAAATTCGGAAGGGGTTAGCGCCGATCGCCCTTGCTGCTGCGACAAATTCTAATTCTTTAATGCTGAGACATTTTGCCCGGACTAAACGAGCGACAGACATCCAATTCAGACTGCCGATCACGACGACGACAAGTATAAATGTGCCCCACTCGGCTCCGGCGATCGCCCTTAGTTTTTCGCGAAAGAGATAGACCACCAGTAACAATACTGGCAATTGGGGGAGGGATAGAAATAAATCGGTGAGGCGCATCAAGAGTTGATCGATCCAGCCGCCATAAAATCCGGCGATCGCCCCAACGGTCGTCCCAAGAAAGATCGCCACCAGCATGGCCGCCAAGCCAACACTCAGGGAAATTTTGCCACCAAATAGCACCCTTGCCAATTGATCTTGGCCGAGATCATCAGTGCCGAAGGGATGGGAAAAACTAGGGGGTAAAGAACCCCGCGCAAAATCAATGGCATCAATGGGCACAGAATAAAACACAGGCAATAAAAAAATACTGAGGGCGATCGCCCCAAGGACAACCCCACCCAGTATCGCTGTGCGATTAGCACGAAACCGTCGCCACGCACCAGAACTAGATATCGTCATTGTCATAATAAAAAGGACGCACCTGGGACGTAAAACCAGAGGCCTTAAATTGCTTCAGCTGTAACGGTTCCGGTTGATTTGCCGCGACAGAAACCGGAATCTCAAAATCACTTTCCCCGGGAGGCACCTCCATAATCGTGCCGACACGACCACGGTTTTCAAAAGTTGGTGAGCCATTACCGTCATAAATGCGTCCAAACACATCCGCATCAACAATGAATTTATTCGTCGCATTCTTGGCTTTGCCCTTAATCAAAAAGCAATTGGCATCACGGTTAGAGCCGCTAG from the [Limnothrix rosea] IAM M-220 genome contains:
- a CDS encoding ABC transporter permease produces the protein MTMTISSSGAWRRFRANRTAILGGVVLGAIALSIFLLPVFYSVPIDAIDFARGSLPPSFSHPFGTDDLGQDQLARVLFGGKISLSVGLAAMLVAIFLGTTVGAIAGFYGGWIDQLLMRLTDLFLSLPQLPVLLLVVYLFREKLRAIAGAEWGTFILVVVVIGSLNWMSVARLVRAKCLSIKELEFVAAARAIGANPFRILQMHILPNLMSLIIVAATLSVGNAIITESTLSFLGLGFPPDVPTWGRMLYDAQNFLTSAPHMALFPGLAIFLTVLSLNYLGDGLRDAFDPKS